In Candida orthopsilosis Co 90-125, chromosome 4 draft sequence, a single genomic region encodes these proteins:
- a CDS encoding Bcr1 transcription factor (C2H2 zinc finger transcription factor required for wild-type biofilm formation in C. albicans C. parapsilosis) — MNSIQSSSSPRQQSQMQQQQQQHLPQPHLPGITSLPPISAHHHSSHRPFNSSQSPQQQYPQSQRSQLNSTLPPPPIISSQHHYPLPSLRAPPPLTSNVNNIANNNNNNNNNNNNNNSNNTNNNASALSSFPQLTPTVTNATHSTVSTISTISSSSSTESAASSSSNNTNGSKPKSKRSSKGRVFQCTGYPGCNMSFTRSEHLARHKRKHTGERPFTCPYCSKNFSRLDNLRQHKQTVHAYETYLTKDKSDSKLLIERSKMKKKLKQSEQKKQHEASLQQSQSQSQQRQPQYTYGQNSPLPTSQNSIPSFNQSHYGNQMYMSGNYPIQGQQQQQQQQQQPSLPQAQTFTSQVPMPGGYMNGQYSVPLQQSHSQSHLQQSQFAQHSPDGQQSMSQSTYHKPLPPLPHQVDQSQSLQQTTLPPIQRNSYEQQQQQQQHSPPQSNTTVSSVELKLPTHTFKPKKRPQPLSLHHSTYESDEDVDLMNDEIKSAQVPVPRSAMSEVHPVSSHSTISGLKNIGASFPPPPKSASSVASSTPNLVSPLSPMFHMSFGSNSRTPLSMQQQQSQSQSQHSQSSLSVPHPRASSMANTNGTMKSPLSQQFPSTSTPTTQTHEHSRPDIIHNGNGTPSLPSIKNLPIPGNSLSSNGTTNMNTSTSDGEMRDVRDTNGHSIGSVGSLIHNDESTNVTNTTDVTTTSTVNTTVGDSASSSTGKSNWLKGVLNNEEKRQ, encoded by the coding sequence ATGAATTCAATACAGTCATCCCTGTCTCCTCGACAACAGCTgcaaatgcaacaacaacagcaacaacatctACCACAGCCACATTTACCCGGAATAACTTCATTGCCCCCAATATCGGCTCATCATCACTCATCCCATCGTCCATTTAATTCCCTGCAACTgcctcaacaacaatacccACAATCGCAACGATCGcaattgaattcaacaCTACCTCCTCCGCCTATAATATCTTCACAACACCACTATCCTTTACCTTCTTTAAGggcaccaccaccactcACTAGTAATGTCAACAACATcgccaacaacaacaacaacaacaacaacaacaacaacaacaacaatagtAACAACACTAATAACAATGCCAGTGCCTTATCTTCATTTCCACAATTGACACCAACTGTAACCAATGCCACCCATTCAACTGTATCTACTATATCAACCATTTCATCCTCCTCATCAACAGAATCGGCAGcatcgtcatcttcaaacaataCCAATGGTTCAAAACCCAAAAGTAAACGATCGAGTAAAGGAAGAGTATTTCAATGTACTGGATATCCTGGTTGTAATATGTCATTTACTCGAAGTGAACATTTGGCAAGACACAAGAGAAAACACACTGGTGAACGACCTTTTACGTGTCCTTATTGTTCGAAAAATTTCAGTAGGTTGGATAACCTACGTCAACATAAACAAACAGTTCATGCTTATGAGACTTATTTAACCAAAGACAAGAGTGATAGTAAATTATTGATTGAAcgatcaaaaatgaaaaagaagttaaAACAAAgtgaacaaaagaaacaacatGAGGCAAGTTTGCAGCAACTGCAACTGCAACTGCAACAACGACAACCACAATACACCTATGGACAAAATTCACCACTTCCAACttcacaaaattcaattccttCATTCAATCAATCTCATTATGGTAATCAAATGTATATGTCTGGTAACTATCCTATTCAAGgacagcaacaacaacaacaacaacaacaacaaccatcCTTACCCCAAGCTCAAACATTTACAAGTCAGGTGCCAATGCCGGGTGGATATATGAATGGACAGTATCTGGTTCCATTACAGCAATCACATCTGCAACTGCATCTACAACAGTCTCAATTTGCACAACATTCGCCTGATGGTCAACAACTGATGTCACAATCAACATATCACAAACCATTACCCCCATTGCCTCACCAAGTTGATCAACTGCAAAGTTTGCAACAAACTACGTTGCCTCCTATACAGAGGAATTCATATgagcagcaacagcagcagcagcagcacTCCCCTCCTCAGAGTAATACAACTGTCTCCTctgttgaattgaaactaCCTACACATACattcaaaccaaaaaaGAGACCACAGCCATTATCACtacatcattcaacataTGAAAGTGACGAAGATGTGGATCTCAtgaatgatgaaatcaaactGGCACAAGTACCAGTTCCAAGATCAGCAATGAGTGAAGTACATCCTGTTTCTTCTCATAGTACAATTAGTGGGTTAAAGAATATCGGTGCTAGTTTTCCACCGCCTCCTAAATCTGCATCATCAGTtgcatcatcaacaccTAATTTAGTAAGTCCATTATCACCAATGTTTCATATGTCATTTGGGTCAAATAGTAGGACTCCATTGTcaatgcaacaacaacagctgCAGCTGCAACTGCAACATCTGCAAAGTTCATTATCAGTACCTCATCCCAGGGCATCTTCAATGGCCAACACTAATGGTACAATGAAATCACCCTTGTCACAACAATTTCCCCTGACctcaacaccaacaactcaAACACATGAACATAGTCGTCCCGATATTATTCATAATGGTAACGGAACACCCAGCTTACCATCCATAAAAAATCTACCAATACCAGGTAATTCCCTCTCATCCAATGGAACCACCAATATGAATACGAGTACAAGTGATGGAGAAATGAGAGATGTTAGAGATACCAATGGACATAGCATTGGTAGTGTGGGAAGTTTGATACATAACGATGAAAGTACCAATGTTACAAATACTACAGATGTTACCACTACAAGTACTGTGAATACAACAGTGGGTGATTCTGCCTCTTCGTCAACAGGCAAAAgcaattggttgaaagGGGTATTGaataatgaagaaaaaagacAATAG